A genomic segment from Montipora foliosa isolate CH-2021 chromosome 9, ASM3666993v2, whole genome shotgun sequence encodes:
- the LOC137970572 gene encoding uncharacterized protein, with protein MALCYTRTFLKAVLTSSPNSRIRPELWRSLTQLGISKQRPTRRGCRSGRQKVNKAFERNPQADKPLWISQVQYGSPISPELHEGRRLLHNSPNCSLNIQNHTFLEGNRNNDNDGSEGYGKSAENTYNSPKDRKMCFKFRFLVPKIDEIREFVLRNNVHPAFITETWLRSSISDGVVSIPDFVVIRKDRHLDSHGGVCAYVKEGQCKYKVLDELQCCESHEILWLHLRPNRLPRGFSCVIAAVGYHPPVADEGTIPDHLFHSLLQAETKYPNCGFIISGDFNRLNIKQVAHHFKLKQIVGVPTRNNTTLDLVFTNMHEFYNKPETHPPFGLSDHNSILVSPKIRDPGTNKGKVIIKRDTRKSSKVAMGRFLGSIDWHALFSTLPTCEDMWNIFCKTIHTGLHILMPFKRTRICSADAPWMTQKLKSLILKRQKAFNSRGSESSSFKHYRNLVNRVRKECRAEYYQSKIQNLKEEQPKQWWAEVKRLSGMKVQTSDLVNHIDIEDFSELSSKDQANLINTAFLEPLNQYKLASPLSYRNLEELSEIPIVSVERVQKALNGLSMHKACGPDEIPNWLLKDFSDILAQPIASIINASYKEQQLPKMWKTADVTPLPTTRLVQDLIKQLRPISLTPCLSKLAEEFIVTDYIKPAIIEVIDPNQYGVIPSSSTTMTLISMLHNWILGTDGNGATVRSILFDYRKAFDYIDHSILVQKLCSLAIPTSVINWVINFLSDRLQRVKLANDCYSDWGSVPSGVPQGTKLGPWLFALMINDLKHGAPSYWKFVDDTTASEIVLKGGVSEAQGIFNEVTTWSNKNRVQLHSDKCKELRITFSKQPPTFDPLIINGNEIEVVKSAKLLGVTISNDLTWNEHVDNVIKKVNKRIYFLIQLKKAKVPPKDLSLFYVTCIRSVMDYGVVSYFSSLPKYLKYEFTRVEKRAISIILPGYDYIAGLDKLGLSTVELHHQQLCERFFQSIDTNKSHKLRQLLPMENINKYNLRNKHKYKAPVARTNRAKNSFLLSMCG; from the exons ATGGCTTTATGCTATACAAGAACGTTTTTAAAAGCTGTTTTAACGTCATCTCCAAATAGTCGCATCCGACCTGAGTTATGGCGCTCCTTGACTCAATTGGGAATAAGCAAACAAAGACCAACTCGCCGTGGCTGCCGTTCAGGAAGACAAAAAGTCAACAAAGCTTTTGAGAGAAACCCTCAAGCAGACAAACCGCTATGGATATCTCAAGTTCAATACGGTTCTCCAATTTCTCCTGAACTTCATGAAGGAAGAAGACTTTTGCATAATTCACCGAattgctcattaaatattcaaaatcacacctttttggAAGGAAACAGAAACAACGATAATGATGGATCTGAAGGTTATGGAAAATCAGCCGAAAATACCTACAACTCACCAAAA gatcgtaaaatgtgctttaagttcag gTTTCTTGTACCTAAAATAGACGAGATCAGAGAGTTTGTTTTGCGCAATAACGTACATCCTGCCTTCATCACCGAAACTTGGCTACGCTCCTCGATATCTGATGGTGTTGTGTCTATCCCAGACTTTGTTGTCATCCGTAAAGATAGACATTTGGACAGCCACGGAGGAGTATGTGCTTACGTTAAGGAAGGCCAATGCAAATATAAAGTACTAGATGAGTTGCAATGTTGCGAAAGCCATGAGATCTTATGGCTCCACTTAAGACCTAATAGACTACCCCGAGGTTTTTCCTGTGTTATTGCTGCGGTTGGTTACCATCCACCAGTAGCAGATGAAGGGACAATTCCAGACCATTTGTTCCATTCGTTATTACAAGCAGAAACAAAGTATCCAAACTGTGGTTTCATCATTTCAGGAGATTTCAACCGACTAAATATCAAACAGGTAGCACATCATTTCAAATTGAAGCAGATTGTGGGAGTACCGACTAGAAATAACACCACCTTAGACCTTGTATTCACGAACATGcatgaattttacaacaaacctgAAACACATCCACCCTTTGGTCTATCTGACCATAATTCTATACTTGTGTCACCTAAAATTAGAGATCCAGGTACCAACAAGGGAAAAGTTATCATTAAACGAGACACAAGGAAGAGTTCTAAAGTAGCCATGGGGAGGTTCCTTGGCTCTATTGACTGGCATGCCCTTTTCAGTACCTTACCCACCTGTGAAGACATGTGGAACATATTCTGCAAGACCATTCACACAGGCTTACACATTCTTATGCCGTTCAAAAGGACAAGAATTTGCAGTGCCGACGCCCCATGGATGACACAAAAGCTAAAGTCGTTGATACTTAAAAGACAAAAGGCCTTTAACAGTAGAGGTAGTGAGTCATCGTCCTTTAAGCACTACCGGAACCTTGTCAATAGGGTAAGAAAAGAATGCAGAGCAGAATATTATCAATCAAAAATTCAGAACCTCAAGGAAGAACAACCTAAGCAATGGTGGGCGGAGGTTAAACGTCTTAGTGGGATGAAAGTCCAAACCAGCGACCTAGTCAACCATATCGATATCGAAGACTTTTCCGAACTATCATCCAAAGACCAAGCAAACCTGATAAATACTGCCTTTTTGGAACCTCTTAACCAATACAAACTAGCAAGTCCACTATCTTACCGCAATCTGGAAGAGTTGTCTGAAATACCCATTGTGAGCGTGGAGCGTGTCCAAAAGGCACTGAATGGCCTAAGTATGCACAAAGCTTGTGGTCCCGATGAGATACCAAACTGGTTATTGAAGGATTTTTCTGATATTCTTGCTCAGCCAATTGCCTCCATCATCAACGCATCTTACAAAGAACAGCAACTCCCGAAGATGTGGAAGACAGCCGATGTGACCCCACTTCCAACAACCAGACTAGTGCAAGACCTCATCAAACAACTTAGACCAATATCACTCACACCCTGCCTGTCAAAGTTGGCCGAAGAATTTATAGTAACAGACTATATTAAACCGGCGATCATCGAAGTGATTGACCCCAACCAGTACGGAGTGATCCCAAGCTCTTCGACAACTATGACCCTGATCAGTATGTTGCATAATTGGATCTTAGGTACGGATGGAAACGGCGCAACTGTAAGATCTATATTGTTTGACTACCGAAAGGCATTTGATTATATAGACCACTCAATACTTGTTCAGAAACTTTGTAGTCTGGCCATTCCAACCAGTGTAATCAATTGGGTCATAAATTTCCTGAGTGATAGACTGCAACGCGTCAAATTAGCAAATGACTGCTATTCAGACTGGGGTTCCGTCCCATCAGGTGTACCTCAGGGCACCAAATTAGGTCCCTGGCTCTTTGCATTAATGATAAACGATTTGAAGCATGGTGCTCCGTCCTACTGGAAATTCGTAGATGATACGACTGCTTCTGAAATCGTACTTAAGGGTGGTGTAAGTGAAGCACAAGGTATATTTAATGAAGTTACTACTTGGTCCAATAAGAACAGAGTCCAGTTACATTCTGATAAGTGTAAGGAGCTAAGGATAACCTTTTCCAAGCAGCCACCAACTTTTGATCCACTTATCATAAATGGAAATGAGATTGAAGTAGTAAAATCAGCGAAATTACTTGGCGTTACCATAAGTAACGATTTGACATGGAACGAACATGTTGATAATGTAATCAAGAAAGTTAACAAACGAATCTACTTCCTAATTCAGTTAAAGAAAGCTAAGGTGCCTCCAAAAGATCTCTCTCTTTTTTATGTGACTTGCATTAGATCAGTAATGGACTATGGGGTTGTGAGTTATTTTAGTTCTTTACCTAAGTACCTTAAGTACGAATTTACAAGAGTTGAAAAGAGAGCCATTTCAATTATATTGCCCGGATATGATTATATAGCAGGATTGGATAAGTTAGGACTGTCAACTGTAGAACTACACCACCAACAATTGTGTGAACGATTTTTCCAATCAATAGACACAAACAAGAGCCATAAATTAAGGCAATTACTACCTATGGAAAATATCAATAAATATAATCTTAGGAATAAGCATAAATATAAAGCTCCGGTCGCTCGCACAAACCGGGCAAAGAATTCGTTCCTCCTGTCCATGTGTGGATGA